One Archangium violaceum genomic window, GGTGTCGCGCGCCAGCAGCCGCTGGAGGAACTCGGGGGTGGGCATCCCCTGGGATTCGGCCGCGCGAGAGAGCGCGGTCCCCAGGGAGCGGCGCACGCTGGGCGCCAGCACCATGCCGCACGCGGCACGCAGGACGGACTCCAGCCCTCCCAACGTCGCCTCGTCGAGGCGCTCCACGCGCACCCGCTCCTTCACGCCCCCTCCGGAACGGACAGGATGGCCGAGGCCCTGATCAGCGGACGGATGCCCTCGGGGGTACGGCACAGGCCCGCCATCAACCCCGTCCGATCCCAGGGGTTGGTGTCCTCGCCCGAGAGGGAACCCTCCACCAACACCGGGGACTCGACGAGATCCCTCACCCGGTCCACCAGCACCGCCACGGTGCGTGCGCCTCCGCAGATGACCAGGTGTGCGTCCAGATCCGGCTCCCGCTGCACCCCGAGCATCGCGGACAGATCCACCACCACCGCGGGCGTGCCCCGGTAGAGCATGGTGCCCCGCACATGGGGGAGCGCGGCCGGCAGCGGCTCGATGGCCACCAGCCGGACCACCTCCATCACCGCTTCCACGGGCAACAGGGCAGTGGAGCCGGCCACCTCCACCGTGAGGTAGAGACCGGGCAGCCGCTGATCCACGCCGAGCGTGGCCAGTTCCCGACGTAGCCGGACGATCTCCTCTTCCAGCAACGCCAGGCGTTTCTGTACTGACGCGCGCTTCGCCTGGGCTTCAGCCGTCATCGAAGGGGAATCGACCATCGCGGGCCCGCTTGAACACATGCGCGGGAGCATTGGACGGTAGTCCGACATTGCGGGACCCGTCAATGCGGGCGGCACATCCGGCCGCTCCCCCAGCACGCGGTGGAGTTGGGTGAACAGGCGGCGAGCAGGCGCCAATCTCCCAAGTCGCGTGTTTCCGGGAGATGTGGTTTCATGGCACCCCGTGCGGATGGTT contains:
- a CDS encoding chemotaxis protein CheW — translated: MVDSPSMTAEAQAKRASVQKRLALLEEEIVRLRRELATLGVDQRLPGLYLTVEVAGSTALLPVEAVMEVVRLVAIEPLPAALPHVRGTMLYRGTPAVVVDLSAMLGVQREPDLDAHLVICGGARTVAVLVDRVRDLVESPVLVEGSLSGEDTNPWDRTGLMAGLCRTPEGIRPLIRASAILSVPEGA